In the Tribolium castaneum strain GA2 chromosome 1, icTriCast1.1, whole genome shotgun sequence genome, one interval contains:
- the LOC100142369 gene encoding uncharacterized protein LOC100142369, with translation MSHLMRILRADERERASQDTRATSTPQSGSPNVSSPSISTISRGEEPMGDENNNDNTTSGTIDYGTSSPSESPSEASIIRDRTVKPLKWENFWSALKPKNEESLYFKIMTQPDQLESIAIELMDAYKSNKETAIISILQLFVDLSGYKKLSIGAVYDFERENASQVVQQMQYDLLEEELKNTGKFLFMKPTSFAKGAEQILAQFLDHLLSQALKSQVLFDEVFAPHVFQFVKCMCFSRMSGPYVTGLLLVINMITSFLKLHQQIIASRNDIDSKSSAIQKDIENHIDFLYLIFDKQCFIADKRWALVKIRASQELFHWTRFYPDIFILKRRCLGPLMKMILNQNELVRLAALTTVEKLIRCEEISTVLKQRIEICLKLVSGRFVDVSSQVAVKAANIFTAATESFLDKISEEYKKKLVQEIFHKDITLGKAAGRFLVTYLRRQNSNGEQLLLSLVVTAFSKREFLEQLPVFLESVFEFADELKDWPLFVQVLLNEDIRQGAKTALIKILNECARYVLTGKFSYSRQVKQGPRNDNEHINLANAIIPHFTQLLIAFQSEKVSLQKLIELLSFMDSSVCRDDNLDDEFNNIFSILKKMFMATIDRTLLQNITNVFAVFGCNDRVESLKTWIKSLSEDLMQMSPDCDKSLLKQIREKTLKASILFSRFDLITVLRWQDIWQVWETNFKLLKYLVVCCKWHLIWRLRQVMRLPKSSNGSNGSEPTDLHLYIDCKAFAYGCLEMLEREKPSPDLFLVLETFCDLYTDFDTELKRKREYSHFVIGITEPTGLQILFNFVTQHVIENREMPLKQRQNLLRKVINVLNLNIVPFEYLSKILRFYHTHYADFGYLMDHLFGQLKATPPALSLIIMHTLAEIYQEILKTRQTVDLQTEQAGFLKHLAKKFASIKEMKSNNDSLKFITQALNFSFRTQQHYPFLYFARYFAKHLSEDGKNEAYELFTKSVPKETTQNEIVLLFGRTLK, from the exons ATGTCTCATTTAATGAGAATTTTACGTGCCGATGAGCGCGAGCGCGCATCTCAAGACACCCGAGCCACCAGCACACCTCAGAGTGGGTCCCCCAATGTCTCTTCCCCAAGTATTTCCACCATTTCAAGGGGAGAAGAACCGATGGGAGATGAAAACAACAACGATAATACCACAAGTGGAACTATCGATTACGGAACATCATCTCCGTCCGAAT CTCCTTCAGAAGCTTCGATCATTAGAGATCGAActgtaaaacctctcaaatGGGAGAATTTCTGGAGCGCcttgaaaccaaaaaatgaaGAGAgcctttattttaaaataatgactcAACCTGACCAGTTAGAA AGCATCGCAATTGAGCTGATGGACGCCTACAAGTCCAATAAAGAAACTGCTATTATTTCCATTCTCCAGCTTTTTGTCGACCTGAGTGGTTACAAAAAGTTATCAATTGGCGCAGTTTACGATTTTGAGCGGGAAAATGCAAGTCAAGTCGTCCAGCAAATGCAGTATGACTTACTGGAGGAAGAACTTAAA AATACCGGAAAATTCCTCTTTATGAAACCAACAAGTTTTGCAAAGGGCGCCGAACAGATTCTTGCCCAGTTTTTGGACCATTTATTAAGCCAAGCACTCAAGTCTCAAGTCTTATTTGACGAAGTTTTTGCACCACACGTCTTCCAATTCGTTAAGTGTATGTGCTTCAGCAGAATGAGTGGTCCCTACGTCACTGGCCTTCTGCTAG TAATAAATATGATAACGTCGTTTTTGAAACTGCACCAACAAATAATTGCTTCAAGGAACGACATTGATTCGAAAAGTTCGGCAATACAAAAAGATATCGAAAACCACATTGACTTTCTTTACctaatttttgacaaacagTG ttTCATAGCTGATAAAAGATGGGCTCTCGTTAAAATAAGGGCAAGTCAGGAGTTGTTTCATTGGACGCGCTTCTACCCCGACATCTTCATACTGAAACGTCGTTGTTTAGGGCCCttaatgaaaatgattttaaacCAG aaCGAACTGGTCCGCTTGGCGGCTCTAACAACCGTTGAAAAACTGATACGTTGTGAGGAAATTTCAACCGTACTGAAACAACGAATTGAAATATGCTTGAAACTTGTCTCAGGTCGATTTGTTGATGTCAGTTCTCAAGTGGCTGTAAAAGCAGCAAATATCTTCACCGCAGCCACTGAGAG CTTCCTGGACAAAATCAGCGAGGAATATAAGAAGAAACTGGTTCAGGAGATCTTTCACAAAGACATAACTTTGGGTAAAGCAGCCGGGAGATTTCTAGTAACTTATCTTCGCCGACAAAACAGCAATGGGGAACAACTTTTACTCTCACTTGTTGTAACAGCATTCTCAAAACGGGAG TTTTTAGAACAACTTCCAGTTTTTCTCGAATCAGTTTTTGAGTTTGCCGATGAGTTGAAAGACTGGCCGTTGTTTGTACAAGTGTTACTAAACGAAGACATTCGTCAAGGTGCCAAAACAGCTCTTATTAAGATTTTAAACGAGTGTGCGAGGTACGTCCTCACTGGGAAATTTTCCTACTCCAGACAAGTAAAACAAG GACCACGGAACGATAATGAACATATTAACTTAGCAAATGCCATAATCCCCCATTTCACACAATTGCTAATTGCGTTTCAAAGCGAAAAAGTGAGTTTGCAAAAACTAATTGAACTGTTGTCTTTTATGGACAGTAGTGTTTGTCGTGATGATAACTTGGACGAT gaatttaataacattttttcaatattaaaaaaaatgtttatggcAACTATTGATCGAACCTTGCTTCAAAATATAACAAACGTGTTTGCTGTTTTCGGTTGCAATGACAGGGTTGAAAGTTTAAAAACATGGATCAAGTCCCTATCCGAGGATCTCATGCAAATG TCTCCCGATTGTGACAAATCGTTGCTGAAACAAATAAGGGAAAAGACTCTGAAAGCTTCAATCCTGTTTTCGCGCTTTGACTTGATAACAGTTCTCCGATGGCAAGACATTTGGCAAGTTTGGGAAACCAACTTCAAG CTGCTCAAATATTTGGTAGTTTGTTGCAAATGGCACTTGATTTGGCGTTTACGCCAAGTTATGCGCCTTCCTAAAAGTAGCAATGGAAGTAATGGGAGCGAACCCACTGACCTCCACCTCTACATTGACTGCAAAGCGTTTGCTTATGGATGTTTGGAAATGCTTGAGCGCGAGAAGCCAAGTCCAGACTTATTCCTG GTATTGGAAACTTTTTGTGACCTTTATACCGATTTTGACACCGAACTTAAACGAAAACGCGAATATTCTCACTTTGTGATCGGAATTACTGAGCCCACGGGTTTGCAAATTCTATTTAACTTCGTAACACAGCACGTGATTGAGAATAGGGAGA TGCCTTTGAAACAACGCCAGAATCTGCTAAGGAAAGTAATCAacgttttgaatttgaatatAGTGCCCTTTGAATATCTTTCAAAGATATTGCGTTTCTATCATACG CATTACGCCGACTTTGGTTACTTGATGGACCACCTCTTTGGCCAATTGAAAGCAACCCCTCCTGCGctatctttaataattatgCATACATTGGCCGAAATTTATCAGGAAATACTGAAGACACGACAGACTGTTGATCTTCAGACTGAACAAGCGGGATTCTTAAAACACTTAGCCAAAAAATTCGCTTCTATTAAAGAAATGAAGTCGAATAATGACAGTCTCAAGTTTATTACACAAGCCCTAAACTTCTCTTTCCGAACCCAACAACATTATCCCTTCTTGTACTTCGCAAGGTATTTTGCAAAACATTTAAGTGAAGATGGAAAAAACGAAGC
- the LOC664313 gene encoding zinc finger protein OZF isoform X1: protein MDFKCRFCLIKTEPGSSVNLFESGFVGRGNEIICDAVMSFAPEVKISPEDDFPQSVCKECLHKLNSCIEFRTLIIASDAKLKNQNIIMKLKEAITSALSFEEPTQEETIGTKEEGASEFIDVQNIYLEECKDEKLVPIKKKHKREACEDKKPVIKKHRCEECDLLFRYRYQYIAHKHKHTGDMPYRCDLCDKGFGLNYLLTNHRRIHFEERPFKCEDCDKAFKFQSCLVLHKRIHKGIKPYKCDLCDKSFVQSGGLQVHRRRHTGEKPYVCEFCSKTFAGSDSLCKHLKTHQDGPSVFCPVCDKGYKNEYYMKLHLKQCHTNEKRYSCEICQKKFTAKPSLNVHMRIHSGVKPFECKVCNKSFTQSSVLMRHMRTHSGETPYPCNLCEKRFAYSHHLLKHVQKEHPEISS, encoded by the exons ATGGATTTTAAGtgtcgtttttgtttaattaaaactgaacCGGGCTCCTCTGTCAACCTTTTTGAATCTGGCTTTGTTGGACGAGGTAATGAAATTATCTGCGATGCAGTAATGAGTTTTGCACCAGAagttaaa ATTTCTCCTGAAGATGATTTCCCACAGTCGGTGTGTAAAGAGTGTCTCCACAAACTAAACAGTTGCATTGAATTTAGAACATTGATAATAGCATCAGAcgctaaattaaaaaaccagaATATAATAATGAAGCTTAAGGAAGCAATCACTTCTGCGTTAAGTTTTGAAGAGCCTACTCAAGAAGAAACAATTGGCACTAAAGAAGAAGGCGCTAGTGAATTTATTGacgttcaaaatatttatttggaaGAATGTAAAGATGAAAAACTTgtaccaattaaaaaaaagcacaAACGCGAAGCTTGCGAAGACAAGAAACCCGTGATAAAAAAGCACAGATGTGAAGAGTGTGATTTACTATTTAGGTACAGATATCAGTATATTGCCCACAAACATAAGCACACTGGTGACATGCCTTATCGTTGCGATTTATGTGATAAGGGCTTTGGGCTGAATTACCTCTTAACCAATCATAGGAGGATCCACTTTGAGGAACGTCCCTTCAAGTGTGAGGACTGTGACAAAGCATTCAA gttTCAGAGCTGTCTGGTCCTTCACAAAAGAATCCACAAAGGAATAAAACCATACAAATGCGATTTGTGTGACAAGAGTTTCGTCCAATCAGGCGGTCTGCAGGTGCACAGGAGAAGACACACCGGGGAAAAGCCCTACGTGTGCGAGTTTTGCAGCAAAACGTTCGCAGGCTCTGATTCCCTGTGTAAGCATCTGAAGACACACCAGGACGGGCCTTCAGTGTTTTGTCCAGTTTGTGATAAGGGTTATAAGAACGAGTATTACATGAAATTGCATTTGAAGCAATGTCACACCAATGAAAAGCGTTACAGTTGTGAAATTTGTCAGAAAAAGTTTACGGCTAAGCCTAGTTTGAATGTGCATATGAGGATACACAGTGGAGTTAAGCCTTTTGAGTGTAAAGTGTGCAACAAAAGTTTTACTCAGTCTAGTGTTTTGATGAGGCATATGAGGACGCATTCAGGGGAAACCCCCTATCCCTGCAACTTGTGCGAGAAAAGGTTTGCCTACTCGCACCATCTTTTAAAACATGTGCAGAAAGAACATCCAGAGATTAgttcttaa
- the LOC664313 gene encoding zinc finger protein 892 isoform X2 — protein MKLKEAITSALSFEEPTQEETIGTKEEGASEFIDVQNIYLEECKDEKLVPIKKKHKREACEDKKPVIKKHRCEECDLLFRYRYQYIAHKHKHTGDMPYRCDLCDKGFGLNYLLTNHRRIHFEERPFKCEDCDKAFKFQSCLVLHKRIHKGIKPYKCDLCDKSFVQSGGLQVHRRRHTGEKPYVCEFCSKTFAGSDSLCKHLKTHQDGPSVFCPVCDKGYKNEYYMKLHLKQCHTNEKRYSCEICQKKFTAKPSLNVHMRIHSGVKPFECKVCNKSFTQSSVLMRHMRTHSGETPYPCNLCEKRFAYSHHLLKHVQKEHPEISS, from the exons ATGAAGCTTAAGGAAGCAATCACTTCTGCGTTAAGTTTTGAAGAGCCTACTCAAGAAGAAACAATTGGCACTAAAGAAGAAGGCGCTAGTGAATTTATTGacgttcaaaatatttatttggaaGAATGTAAAGATGAAAAACTTgtaccaattaaaaaaaagcacaAACGCGAAGCTTGCGAAGACAAGAAACCCGTGATAAAAAAGCACAGATGTGAAGAGTGTGATTTACTATTTAGGTACAGATATCAGTATATTGCCCACAAACATAAGCACACTGGTGACATGCCTTATCGTTGCGATTTATGTGATAAGGGCTTTGGGCTGAATTACCTCTTAACCAATCATAGGAGGATCCACTTTGAGGAACGTCCCTTCAAGTGTGAGGACTGTGACAAAGCATTCAA gttTCAGAGCTGTCTGGTCCTTCACAAAAGAATCCACAAAGGAATAAAACCATACAAATGCGATTTGTGTGACAAGAGTTTCGTCCAATCAGGCGGTCTGCAGGTGCACAGGAGAAGACACACCGGGGAAAAGCCCTACGTGTGCGAGTTTTGCAGCAAAACGTTCGCAGGCTCTGATTCCCTGTGTAAGCATCTGAAGACACACCAGGACGGGCCTTCAGTGTTTTGTCCAGTTTGTGATAAGGGTTATAAGAACGAGTATTACATGAAATTGCATTTGAAGCAATGTCACACCAATGAAAAGCGTTACAGTTGTGAAATTTGTCAGAAAAAGTTTACGGCTAAGCCTAGTTTGAATGTGCATATGAGGATACACAGTGGAGTTAAGCCTTTTGAGTGTAAAGTGTGCAACAAAAGTTTTACTCAGTCTAGTGTTTTGATGAGGCATATGAGGACGCATTCAGGGGAAACCCCCTATCCCTGCAACTTGTGCGAGAAAAGGTTTGCCTACTCGCACCATCTTTTAAAACATGTGCAGAAAGAACATCCAGAGATTAgttcttaa
- the LOC664320 gene encoding proteasome assembly chaperone 2 has product MAELFKFSQKPNLEGFTLLIPSVSVGNVPQLTIDLLITSLNFKKVATIWHPAIVSSVGSDPYRTDGPEICTACELYIKEDLKVALIQLRSAINAKLATKFFTDLKNSLTQFKIKSIVILASSFDYELHVVSSNKFYYISNQEITDVMKSLNVKPKEVEFNGKYLVHGSGFAVKLFEVLESNFECTVLIKYVSEGDNRPDAIACINVLNKFVNGFTKCNVTEIKFPSSWNCVFGGPPPLGIY; this is encoded by the coding sequence ATGGccgaattatttaaattcagcCAAAAACCCAACTTGGAGGGCTTCACTTTACTGATCCCCAGTGTTTCCGTCGGGAATGTGCCCCAACTTACAATCGACTTGCTGATAACATCCCTAAATTTCAAGAAAGTGGCCACTATCTGGCACCCCGCCATCGTTTCCTCCGTGGGATCGGACCCTTATCGAACAGACGGGCCCGAAATATGCACAGCATGCGAACTATACATCAAGGAAGATTTAAAAGTAGCCCTTATTCAACTGCGTTCAGCCATAAATGCGAAACTCGCCACCAAGTTCTTCACAGACTTGAAAAACTCCCTCACGCagtttaaaatcaaaagcaTTGTAATTCTCGCAAGTTCTTTTGACTACGAGTTGCATGTGGTTAGTAGCAACAAATTCTACTACATCAGTAACCAGGAAATTACCGATGTGATGAAAAGCTTAAACGTGAAGCCGAAGGAAGTGGAGTTTAACGGCAAATACTTGGTCCACGGATCTGGGTTTGCAGTCAAGTTATTTGAGGTGTTGGAGAGTAATTTTGAGTGTACAGTTTTGATCAAATACGTGTCAGAGGGTGACAACAGACCTGACGCAATTGCTTGCATAAATGTGTTGAACAAGTTTGTTAACGGCTTTACAAAGTGTAATGTGACggagataaaatttccaagttCGTGGAATTGTGTCTTTGGGGGACCTCCACCTCTAgggatttattaa